The Streptococcaceae bacterium ESL0729 genome has a segment encoding these proteins:
- a CDS encoding transglycosylase domain-containing protein, translated as MNNNENGQGGRRPAKKNTSKPKAKLKFTNYFNIAFLSVRGVVFTLLTIIFLGGLFVGSIGIGYFASLIDEVKVPDKEELTQKINNIHGTSNIVYSNNSLISPISSDLVRTKIGSQEISQNIKNAIISTEDENFESHNGVVPKAVLRATIGATIGVGSSSGGSTITQQLIKQQILGDSPTFKRKASEIVYARAVEKDFSKDEILTDYLNVSPFGRNNKGQNIAGVEEAAMGIFGKHASEVNIPQAAFIAGLPQSPITYSPYAADASLKDGDNLSYGLNRKDAVLFNMYRKGYINQEEYEQYKAYNLTNDFLKPSYSEAASHDYLYYTVIGEAIDHVYNYLLAEDKVSESDQKNDATKEKYQKLALQKLQQGGYTVQSTIDQNIYAAMQNAVANYGGYLDDGTGQVQTGNVLMDNKTGAVLGFIGGRNYQENQNNHAFDTKRSPGSSIKPILAYAPAIDQGIIGSKSRLSNYPTNYSTGQPILHVGDRGTNEMMTLQDALDSSWNIPAYWTYQTLLKEGKPAQPYMEKMNYQVDNYYIESLPMGGGIDQTVVQQTNGFQTLANNGQYQEQHVVQKITDDTGKVIYEWKSNPVKVFSRATSTIMNELLRGPVRSKKTTKFLDYLSVVNPGLVDAVDWTGKTGTSDDYGDAWLILSTPTVTLGGWIGHDNNASMAPLTGYANNGNYMANLVNAINSASPNIFGNGQKFKLDSSATESKVLVSTGEKPGKVTVGSNTIDLSGETTSSYWATSKGAPTTQYKFAIGGSDANYADAWSKIVGSNPTTSPSSSSESH; from the coding sequence ATGAATAATAATGAGAATGGACAAGGTGGCAGAAGGCCAGCCAAAAAAAATACGAGTAAGCCCAAGGCTAAACTCAAATTTACCAATTACTTTAATATCGCCTTTTTATCAGTCAGGGGGGTTGTCTTCACCCTTTTAACTATCATTTTCTTAGGTGGCTTGTTTGTTGGATCAATCGGGATTGGATATTTTGCAAGTCTGATTGACGAGGTCAAGGTACCGGATAAGGAGGAGTTGACCCAAAAAATCAATAATATCCACGGAACCTCAAACATTGTTTACAGCAATAATAGTCTAATTTCACCAATTTCCTCAGATCTTGTCAGAACCAAGATTGGTAGCCAGGAAATCTCTCAAAACATCAAAAATGCCATCATCTCAACTGAGGATGAAAATTTTGAAAGTCATAATGGAGTGGTGCCAAAGGCTGTTTTAAGGGCAACTATTGGTGCAACCATTGGTGTTGGTAGCTCGAGTGGAGGATCGACCATTACCCAACAGTTAATCAAGCAGCAAATTCTAGGGGATAGTCCAACCTTCAAGCGTAAGGCTTCTGAGATTGTTTATGCCCGTGCTGTCGAAAAGGATTTTTCAAAGGATGAAATCCTCACCGACTACTTGAATGTATCTCCTTTTGGTCGCAATAATAAGGGACAAAATATTGCAGGTGTTGAGGAAGCTGCTATGGGAATTTTTGGCAAACATGCCTCAGAAGTTAATATCCCCCAAGCTGCTTTCATTGCAGGACTTCCCCAAAGCCCAATCACCTATAGTCCCTATGCAGCTGATGCAAGCCTTAAAGACGGAGATAACCTATCTTACGGCTTAAATCGGAAGGATGCAGTCCTTTTCAACATGTACCGCAAGGGTTACATCAATCAGGAGGAATATGAACAATACAAGGCCTACAATCTGACCAATGACTTTCTTAAGCCAAGTTATTCGGAAGCTGCTAGCCACGACTACCTCTACTATACTGTAATCGGTGAGGCCATTGATCATGTCTACAACTATCTACTAGCAGAAGATAAGGTTTCTGAGAGCGATCAAAAAAATGATGCTACCAAGGAAAAATACCAAAAGCTTGCTCTACAAAAGTTACAGCAGGGTGGCTATACCGTCCAGTCGACAATTGACCAAAATATCTATGCTGCCATGCAGAATGCTGTAGCAAATTACGGTGGTTATTTGGATGATGGGACTGGGCAAGTTCAGACAGGGAATGTCCTAATGGACAATAAAACAGGAGCTGTCCTAGGTTTTATTGGTGGTCGTAACTACCAAGAAAATCAAAATAATCATGCCTTTGATACCAAAAGAAGTCCTGGTTCAAGTATTAAGCCAATCCTAGCTTATGCTCCAGCCATCGATCAAGGAATCATCGGTAGTAAAAGTCGCCTAAGCAACTATCCAACCAACTACTCTACCGGTCAACCCATCCTTCACGTAGGTGACCGTGGAACAAATGAGATGATGACCCTCCAAGATGCCCTTGATTCCTCTTGGAATATTCCAGCCTACTGGACCTATCAGACCCTTCTAAAGGAAGGAAAACCAGCCCAGCCTTATATGGAAAAAATGAACTACCAGGTGGACAACTACTATATCGAAAGCCTGCCTATGGGGGGAGGGATTGATCAGACTGTTGTCCAACAAACTAACGGTTTCCAAACACTTGCTAATAACGGCCAGTACCAGGAGCAACACGTTGTCCAAAAAATTACAGATGATACAGGCAAGGTAATCTATGAATGGAAGTCTAATCCAGTCAAAGTTTTCTCAAGAGCTACTTCAACTATTATGAATGAGCTTTTAAGGGGACCTGTTCGTTCTAAGAAAACTACCAAATTCCTTGACTACCTATCAGTTGTAAATCCAGGTCTTGTGGATGCTGTTGACTGGACTGGAAAAACCGGGACAAGTGACGACTACGGGGATGCTTGGCTTATCCTTTCAACTCCAACTGTAACCCTTGGTGGTTGGATTGGTCATGACAACAATGCCTCAATGGCACCTTTAACAGGTTATGCTAATAATGGAAATTACATGGCAAATCTAGTCAATGCTATCAATAGTGCTAGCCCAAATATCTTTGGTAATGGACAAAAATTCAAGCTTGACTCAAGTGCAACTGAAAGTAAGGTCCTTGTATCAACTGGAGAAAAACCAGGTAAAGTAACTGTGGGATCTAACACCATTGACCTTAGTGGCGAAACAACCAGCAGTTACTGGGCTACCAGCAAGGGAGCTCCTACGACCCAGTACAAATTTGCCATTGGTGGATCTGACGCCAACTATGCTGATGCCTGGTCTAAAATTGTCGGATCAAATCCAACAACAAGCCCGAGTTCATCAAGTGAAAGCCATTAA
- the thiI gene encoding tRNA 4-thiouridine(8) synthase ThiI, with protein MNYTEIMVRYGELSTKGKNRGKFIGRLARNIKEVLRDMPRLTIDAQRDRTHIILNGEDYEVVADRLTKVFGVQNFSPSIKVEKKMEAIKEAVASLMTDIYLEGMTFKITAKRSDHDFELDSTELNRELGGVVFDTIDHAKVQMKAPDINLRVEIRPDACYLSYETIKGAGGLPVGTSGRGMLMLSGGIDSPVAGYLALKRGVEIEAVHFASPPYTSPGALQKAKDLAEKLTSFGGNIQFIEVPFTEIQEEIKDKVPQAYLMTITRRFMMRITDEIRARREGSIIINGESLGQVASQTLGSMVVINEVTNTPVIRPVVTMDKLEIIDIAQKIDTFDLSIQPFEDCCTIFAPPSPKTNPKLEHAQNYESRMDVEGLVARAVDGIMVSTIKKEGSNLSEEEEVLADFL; from the coding sequence ATGAATTATACAGAAATTATGGTTCGCTACGGTGAGCTTTCAACCAAGGGTAAAAACCGCGGTAAGTTTATCGGCCGCCTTGCAAGAAACATCAAGGAAGTCCTTCGCGACATGCCCCGCCTTACAATTGACGCCCAAAGGGACCGCACCCACATCATCCTAAACGGAGAAGACTATGAGGTAGTTGCTGACCGCTTGACTAAGGTCTTTGGTGTCCAAAACTTCTCACCAAGTATCAAGGTTGAGAAAAAGATGGAGGCAATTAAGGAAGCAGTCGCAAGCCTTATGACTGACATCTATCTTGAGGGGATGACCTTTAAGATTACAGCCAAAAGAAGTGACCACGACTTTGAACTAGACAGTACTGAACTTAACCGTGAACTTGGTGGTGTCGTATTTGACACTATTGACCATGCTAAGGTTCAGATGAAGGCCCCAGACATCAACCTCCGTGTTGAAATCCGTCCTGATGCCTGCTACCTGTCATACGAAACAATCAAGGGAGCTGGTGGCCTTCCAGTGGGAACTAGTGGCCGCGGAATGCTTATGCTTTCTGGAGGAATTGACTCTCCAGTAGCAGGTTATCTGGCCCTAAAACGTGGGGTTGAAATCGAAGCTGTCCACTTTGCAAGCCCACCTTATACAAGCCCTGGTGCCCTCCAAAAGGCCAAGGACCTAGCAGAAAAACTAACTTCATTTGGTGGAAACATCCAGTTCATCGAGGTTCCATTTACGGAGATCCAGGAAGAAATTAAGGATAAGGTGCCTCAAGCCTACCTTATGACAATTACCCGCCGCTTCATGATGCGTATCACTGACGAAATCCGTGCCCGCCGCGAAGGGTCAATCATCATCAACGGGGAAAGCCTTGGACAGGTTGCTAGCCAAACGCTTGGAAGTATGGTGGTAATCAATGAGGTAACAAATACACCAGTTATCCGTCCAGTAGTTACAATGGACAAGCTTGAAATCATCGATATTGCTCAAAAGATTGATACCTTTGACCTTTCAATCCAGCCTTTCGAAGACTGCTGTACAATCTTTGCCCCACCAAGTCCAAAGACTAATCCAAAACTTGAACATGCTCAAAACTATGAGAGCAGAATGGATGTTGAAGGACTTGTGGCCCGTGCAGTTGACGGAATCATGGTTTCAACAATTAAAAAAGAAGGAAGCAATCTATCTGAGGAAGAAGAAGTCCTAGCTGATTTCCTTTAA
- a CDS encoding cysteine desulfurase family protein → MIYFDNAATTRPYPQVLKTYTDVATRIWGNPSSLHGLGATATKLLDLSRKQIADLLAIKPQELFFTSGGTESDNWLLKGVAFEKEKYGRHIIVSAIEHPAVRESADWLSRHGFAVDYAPVDKKGFVIPEKLEELLREDTILVSVMAVNNEIGSIQPLAEIAKILEDRPRVTFHVDAVQALGKTEHVNYLPSRVDMASFSSHKVHGVRGVGLAYIKEGKKLESLLTGGGQEGNKRSTTENIAGIAATARALRMTLDNQEAKLKRLRAMQEVILKQLKTYEGVEIFSGTENFVPNIITFGIKGVRGEVLVHALEERDIFVSTTSACSSKAGSAASTLLAMNVKPDLATSAVRISLDDENNMAEIEQFLTVLNHLYDKFQKIR, encoded by the coding sequence GTGATTTATTTTGATAATGCTGCGACAACAAGGCCTTATCCACAGGTTTTGAAAACATATACAGACGTAGCAACAAGAATCTGGGGAAATCCAAGTAGCCTTCATGGTCTTGGGGCGACAGCAACGAAGCTTCTTGACCTAAGCCGTAAGCAGATTGCTGACCTTCTTGCTATCAAACCCCAGGAGCTCTTTTTTACAAGTGGCGGAACTGAGTCCGACAACTGGCTGTTAAAGGGAGTGGCCTTTGAGAAGGAGAAGTACGGGCGTCATATTATTGTTTCAGCCATTGAACATCCAGCAGTCCGTGAATCAGCAGACTGGCTTTCCCGCCATGGTTTTGCGGTCGACTATGCTCCCGTTGATAAAAAAGGTTTTGTCATCCCAGAAAAGCTTGAAGAACTCCTCCGTGAGGACACAATTCTTGTTTCCGTTATGGCTGTAAATAACGAAATCGGAAGCATCCAGCCCCTAGCTGAGATTGCAAAAATCCTTGAGGACAGGCCAAGGGTAACCTTCCATGTTGACGCTGTTCAAGCTCTTGGAAAAACAGAGCACGTAAACTACCTCCCTTCAAGGGTTGATATGGCAAGTTTTTCTAGCCATAAGGTTCACGGGGTTCGTGGGGTTGGTCTTGCCTATATCAAGGAAGGTAAGAAGCTTGAAAGCCTCTTAACTGGAGGGGGACAAGAGGGCAACAAGCGTTCAACCACTGAAAATATTGCAGGGATTGCAGCAACTGCCCGTGCTCTTAGGATGACCCTTGACAACCAGGAGGCAAAGCTTAAACGCCTGCGGGCCATGCAGGAAGTTATCCTTAAGCAGCTTAAGACCTATGAGGGGGTTGAAATTTTCTCAGGCACAGAGAACTTTGTTCCAAATATCATAACCTTTGGAATCAAGGGGGTGCGTGGTGAGGTTTTAGTCCACGCCCTAGAAGAGCGTGATATCTTTGTTTCAACAACAAGTGCCTGTAGCTCAAAGGCAGGTTCAGCAGCCAGTACCCTTCTTGCCATGAATGTTAAGCCAGACCTTGCCACAAGTGCTGTCCGTATCAGTCTTGATGATGAGAATAATATGGCAGAAATCGAACAATTCCTAACCGTCCTAAACCACCTATATGATAAATTCCAAAAGATTAGGTAG
- a CDS encoding sodium:proton antiporter, which yields MDHHLMFIIIGFLLALILSNIINRVFPKIPLPFIQVVFGMLLAFFGADGILKFDPELFLAFGIAPLLFREGEEADVPGIMKHAKTVLVLVLAVVFITALVIGYVTHSFFPAIPLAACVAIGASLGPTDAVAVSSLASRFDFPKRIRNILSGEGLLNDASGIIAFQFALLALTTGKFSLANASLQFVISALGGAIIGYLISWLNSTVLSLMEDVAAQDVVGYLLLELIMPLMAFSISELVGVSGIIAVVVAGIMQAAGFKKITLFDAQINRVSSTIWDMIVFILNGVVFLFLGIELESIALPVLKNNTYSNSKLLVIIVILTLVLFATRYIILSIFYKLVSIKRKQPFERYKSDINLLTFAGVKGTVSIATIMLIPQAIAQKYNMMIFTTAGVTLLSFLSGIIILPLIAPKKERKVNYFSQISILNDVVEALQEDLAKSRSKDGYYATIDNYTNRIQQLILMQESEEATQDFNDLQLMALRIEEDSLDRAYSDGDISIYTYRVYHGYLKELERSIKHSLVSSLTFALTILFRSVHLAVAEIIHLGRPKKKPSKVQSISPEVKQELKDLYLANTELILSALYNLTDIYDPYLINLLTANRLRSAEIVAEGDFTKRLISRYKPNNIDEMTRGYYLERKIIAEYEDRGEITSAKARKLRNNVNILEDYSMNEEYSSLLYDFLDYKGIKN from the coding sequence ATGGACCATCACCTTATGTTTATTATTATTGGTTTCTTACTTGCTTTGATTTTATCAAATATAATTAACCGAGTCTTTCCTAAAATTCCCCTGCCTTTTATTCAGGTTGTCTTTGGAATGCTTTTGGCATTTTTTGGGGCAGATGGAATCTTGAAATTTGATCCTGAGCTGTTCTTGGCCTTTGGGATTGCCCCCCTCCTCTTTCGTGAAGGAGAAGAGGCTGATGTTCCAGGTATCATGAAGCATGCTAAGACTGTTTTGGTTTTGGTTTTAGCTGTCGTCTTTATAACAGCTCTAGTGATTGGATATGTAACCCATTCATTTTTCCCTGCCATTCCCCTTGCTGCCTGTGTGGCCATTGGGGCAAGTCTTGGCCCGACTGATGCTGTGGCAGTATCTTCCCTGGCTTCAAGATTTGACTTCCCCAAAAGAATTAGAAATATCTTGTCTGGTGAAGGGCTTTTGAATGATGCTAGCGGAATTATCGCCTTCCAGTTTGCCCTTTTGGCCCTGACAACTGGTAAATTTTCTCTAGCAAATGCAAGTCTTCAGTTCGTCATCTCAGCTCTTGGGGGAGCTATCATTGGTTATTTAATTTCCTGGCTCAATAGTACTGTTTTGTCTCTCATGGAAGATGTAGCAGCCCAAGATGTTGTTGGTTATCTACTTTTGGAGCTTATAATGCCCCTTATGGCCTTTAGTATTTCAGAGCTTGTCGGGGTGTCGGGAATCATTGCAGTCGTTGTTGCTGGAATTATGCAGGCTGCAGGATTTAAAAAAATAACCCTCTTTGATGCCCAGATAAACCGTGTATCAAGTACCATTTGGGATATGATTGTCTTTATTTTAAATGGGGTTGTCTTTTTATTCCTTGGGATTGAGCTTGAGTCTATCGCCCTACCCGTCCTTAAAAATAATACCTACAGCAATTCTAAGTTACTAGTAATTATTGTTATTCTAACCCTTGTCTTATTTGCGACCAGGTACATAATACTTTCAATTTTTTATAAGCTGGTAAGCATTAAAAGGAAGCAGCCCTTTGAAAGGTATAAAAGTGATATAAATCTTTTAACTTTTGCAGGTGTAAAGGGAACGGTGAGTATAGCAACAATCATGCTTATTCCCCAGGCCATAGCCCAGAAATATAACATGATGATTTTCACAACGGCAGGGGTTACCCTCCTATCCTTTCTTTCAGGGATTATCATCCTTCCCCTTATTGCCCCTAAGAAGGAGCGAAAGGTCAACTACTTTAGTCAAATTTCTATCTTAAATGATGTGGTTGAAGCCCTTCAGGAGGATTTGGCCAAAAGTCGGTCTAAGGATGGTTATTATGCAACCATTGACAACTATACCAACCGCATCCAGCAGCTTATTCTTATGCAGGAAAGTGAGGAGGCTACCCAGGATTTCAATGACTTGCAGCTTATGGCTTTAAGGATTGAAGAGGATAGTTTGGACCGGGCCTATAGTGACGGGGATATTTCCATCTATACTTATAGGGTGTATCATGGCTACCTAAAGGAGCTTGAGCGGTCAATCAAACATAGTCTGGTTTCCTCCCTAACATTTGCCCTGACCATCTTGTTTAGATCTGTGCATCTGGCTGTGGCAGAGATCATTCATTTGGGCCGCCCCAAAAAGAAGCCATCTAAGGTGCAAAGCATAAGTCCAGAAGTTAAGCAGGAGTTGAAGGATTTATATCTGGCCAATACTGAGCTTATATTATCAGCCCTCTACAATTTGACTGATATTTACGATCCCTACCTGATTAATCTTTTGACAGCAAACAGGTTACGGTCAGCTGAAATTGTCGCTGAAGGGGACTTTACCAAGAGACTCATTTCAAGGTATAAGCCTAATAATATTGATGAGATGACCCGCGGCTACTATCTGGAAAGAAAGATAATTGCAGAGTATGAAGACAGGGGAGAAATCACCTCAGCCAAGGCTCGCAAGCTTCGTAATAATGTAAATATCCTTGAAGATTATTCCATGAATGAAGAGTACAGTAGCCTGCTCTATGATTTCTTGGACTACAAGGGCATAAAAAACTAA
- a CDS encoding universal stress protein — translation MEEEYKKILVGVDGSMEADKAFQKAIASAIRNRAQLIIANVIDSRAFQGLSGFEGVIAEDALKSSKEFMKKYEDAAHKKGLKDVKSYIEFGSPRAMLSDTIPTREGVDLIMVGSTGQSAIERLLIGSVAEYIIRHAPCDVLVVRDNKSKK, via the coding sequence ATGGAAGAAGAATACAAAAAAATATTGGTCGGTGTTGATGGTAGTATGGAAGCTGACAAGGCCTTTCAAAAGGCAATAGCTTCAGCCATCAGAAACAGGGCTCAGCTTATTATAGCAAATGTTATCGATTCTCGTGCCTTTCAAGGTCTTTCAGGCTTTGAAGGTGTCATTGCAGAAGATGCCCTCAAATCTTCAAAAGAATTCATGAAAAAATATGAGGATGCGGCCCACAAAAAAGGACTTAAGGATGTCAAAAGCTACATTGAATTTGGTAGCCCAAGGGCCATGCTTTCTGATACTATTCCAACACGGGAGGGCGTTGATCTAATAATGGTTGGCTCAACAGGTCAGTCTGCCATTGAAAGACTTTTGATTGGAAGTGTTGCAGAATATATTATCCGCCATGCCCCTTGTGATGTCTTGGTCGTTCGTGATAATAAAAGTAAAAAATAA
- the rpsA gene encoding 30S ribosomal protein S1: MNEFEELLNSVGDVKVGDIVKGEILSVDGDQASVAIVGTGVEGVLTLRELTSDRDADINTFVKSGDELELLVVKQIVGKESEGATVFLLSKKRLDARKAWTALEGKEGEVVTVKVLKNVKGGLSVDYQGVRGFIPASMIDTYFVRDTAKFVGQEVEAKIIEVNASENRFILSRKAVVEESAAEARKEVFAKIAEGSVVEGTVARLTDFGAFVDLGGVDGLVHVTELAHGRVKSPKDVVSVGDKVEVKVLKVDEDANRISLSLKATTPGPWENIEEKAAAGTVLDGVVKRLTDFGAFVEIFPGVEGLVHISQISHTRVENPKDVLSAGQEVKVKVLDVKPEEERVSLSIKALEEAPARAPRNDDEGRSERSNKPRRNNKRKAQRDYELPETQEGFSLADFLGEDFKLD, translated from the coding sequence ATGAATGAATTTGAAGAACTATTAAACAGCGTTGGAGATGTCAAAGTTGGTGACATCGTTAAAGGTGAAATCCTTTCAGTTGACGGCGACCAAGCTTCTGTAGCTATCGTTGGTACTGGTGTTGAAGGAGTACTTACTTTACGTGAGCTTACAAGCGACCGTGACGCTGATATAAATACTTTTGTAAAATCAGGTGATGAATTAGAACTTTTAGTTGTAAAACAAATCGTTGGTAAAGAATCTGAAGGTGCAACAGTATTCCTACTTTCTAAGAAACGTCTTGATGCTCGTAAAGCATGGACTGCTCTTGAAGGTAAAGAAGGTGAAGTTGTAACAGTTAAAGTTCTTAAGAACGTTAAAGGTGGACTTTCAGTGGATTATCAAGGTGTACGTGGATTCATCCCAGCATCTATGATTGACACATATTTCGTTCGTGATACTGCTAAATTCGTAGGACAAGAAGTTGAAGCTAAAATCATCGAAGTTAACGCTTCAGAAAACCGTTTCATCCTTTCTCGTAAAGCAGTAGTTGAAGAATCAGCAGCAGAAGCTCGTAAAGAAGTATTTGCGAAAATCGCTGAAGGTTCTGTAGTTGAAGGAACTGTAGCACGTCTAACAGACTTCGGTGCTTTCGTAGACCTTGGTGGTGTTGACGGACTTGTTCACGTTACTGAGCTTGCTCACGGACGTGTGAAAAGCCCTAAAGATGTTGTATCTGTAGGTGACAAGGTTGAAGTTAAAGTTCTTAAAGTTGACGAAGATGCTAACCGTATCTCACTATCGCTTAAAGCAACTACACCTGGACCATGGGAAAACATCGAAGAAAAAGCTGCTGCTGGAACTGTTCTTGATGGTGTTGTTAAACGCCTTACAGACTTCGGTGCTTTCGTTGAAATCTTCCCTGGTGTTGAAGGACTAGTTCACATCTCACAAATTTCACACACTCGTGTTGAAAATCCAAAAGATGTACTTTCTGCAGGACAAGAAGTTAAGGTTAAAGTACTTGACGTGAAACCTGAAGAAGAACGTGTATCACTTTCAATCAAAGCTCTTGAAGAAGCTCCAGCTCGTGCTCCACGTAACGATGACGAAGGACGTTCAGAACGTTCAAACAAACCTCGTCGTAACAACAAGCGTAAAGCTCAACGTGATTATGAACTTCCTGAAACTCAAGAAGGATTCTCACTTGCAGACTTCCTTGGTGAAGACTTCAAACTTGACTAA
- a CDS encoding type B 50S ribosomal protein L31, whose product MKKDIHPNYGPVVFMDTTTGFKFLSGSTKSSKETVEWEDGNTYPLIRVEISSDSHPFYTGRQKFTQADGRVDRFNKKYGLKDENAAE is encoded by the coding sequence ATGAAAAAAGATATCCATCCTAATTATGGACCAGTAGTATTCATGGATACAACAACTGGTTTCAAATTCCTTAGCGGATCAACTAAATCTTCTAAAGAAACAGTTGAATGGGAAGACGGAAACACTTATCCACTAATTCGTGTTGAAATCTCAAGTGACTCACACCCATTCTACACAGGACGTCAAAAATTCACGCAAGCGGACGGACGTGTGGATCGTTTCAACAAAAAATACGGTCTCAAAGACGAAAACGCTGCAGAATAA
- a CDS encoding UDP-N-acetylglucosamine 1-carboxyvinyltransferase — MKKILINGGKPIKGEVTISGAKNSIVALIPAAILADDIVTLEGVPDISDVASLIEIMEIIGAKIDRQGEVLTIDPRGVKSMPLPYGKINSLRASYYFNGALLGKFGEATVGLPGGCDLGPRPIDLHIKAFEALGARMTYQDNAMHLTTDGQDLRGTHIYMDMVSVGATINTMLAAVKASGRTVIENAAREPEIIDVATLLNNMGADIKGAGTDEIRINGVEKLGGARHTVIPDRIEAGTYLALAAAYGEGVTVNNVIYEHLESFLAKLEEMGVKMIIREDSIEVKKSSDLKAINIKTVPYPGFATDLQQPITPLLLRSHGQGTIIDTIYEKRVNHVPELAKMGADIRVDNDLVSYKGPRSLHGAEVTATDLRAGAALMNAAIMAQGQTKINNIEFILRGYDNVVEKMTGLGVDIKIIEE; from the coding sequence ATGAAAAAAATATTAATTAACGGTGGTAAGCCAATCAAGGGAGAGGTTACCATTTCAGGGGCTAAAAACAGTATTGTAGCCCTGATTCCAGCAGCTATTTTAGCAGATGATATTGTTACCTTAGAAGGTGTTCCAGATATTTCTGATGTAGCTAGCTTAATTGAAATAATGGAAATCATCGGAGCTAAAATTGACCGCCAAGGGGAAGTTTTAACAATCGATCCAAGGGGGGTTAAGAGTATGCCCCTTCCTTATGGCAAGATAAATAGCCTCAGAGCTTCTTATTATTTCAACGGAGCCCTTTTAGGGAAATTTGGTGAGGCTACAGTAGGTCTACCTGGAGGGTGCGACCTTGGTCCTCGTCCGATTGACCTTCATATTAAGGCCTTTGAAGCCCTTGGTGCTCGGATGACCTACCAGGATAATGCCATGCACCTTACAACAGATGGTCAAGACCTTAGAGGAACTCACATTTACATGGATATGGTGTCAGTTGGGGCAACCATCAACACCATGCTTGCAGCTGTTAAAGCATCTGGTCGCACGGTCATTGAAAATGCCGCACGTGAGCCTGAAATCATTGATGTAGCTACCCTGTTAAACAACATGGGTGCAGACATTAAGGGTGCAGGAACTGATGAGATTAGAATCAACGGAGTTGAAAAACTTGGTGGAGCAAGGCATACGGTCATTCCAGACAGGATTGAAGCAGGTACCTACCTGGCCCTTGCCGCAGCTTACGGGGAAGGTGTTACTGTCAACAACGTCATTTATGAACATCTGGAATCATTTTTAGCCAAGCTTGAAGAGATGGGTGTTAAGATGATTATTAGGGAAGACTCGATTGAGGTTAAAAAATCATCTGACCTTAAGGCCATAAATATCAAGACTGTTCCCTATCCAGGGTTTGCAACAGATCTCCAGCAGCCCATAACCCCTCTTCTTCTAAGAAGCCACGGACAGGGTACCATTATTGACACCATTTATGAAAAGAGGGTCAATCATGTGCCTGAGCTGGCTAAGATGGGAGCAGACATCAGAGTAGACAATGACCTGGTCTCTTACAAGGGACCTCGAAGCCTTCATGGAGCTGAAGTTACAGCAACAGACCTTCGTGCAGGAGCAGCCCTCATGAACGCGGCCATTATGGCCCAAGGTCAGACCAAAATAAATAATATTGAATTTATTTTAAGGGGTTATGACAATGTTGTTGAAAAAATGACAGGTCTTGGTGTTGACATAAAAATTATTGAAGAATAA